The following are encoded together in the Hugenholtzia roseola DSM 9546 genome:
- a CDS encoding hemolysin family protein codes for MNENLLFIVLSLFFSACFSAAEMAFISADRLQVALRQGENSQTARFLRLFYENEDYFICTTLTGNTISLVLYGIFLARLLDEPIAWLIATWLGDMNLSPTFLDILTMLAQTSVSTVVVLAVAEFLPKTLALVNPMRTLLTLAFLMRLVYFVFYPFVWLIIRSTAFFVKIFFGIKTTKNDKTKLGLADLNFYVESIDEQQQEVDKTLIKNAIEFKELKVRDCLIPRIDIVGIEKSEPIEKLRELFIKSGHSKIIVYEKDIDNVVGYCHVLRMYDKPKKIEQIIETIIMLPETAKINQLMVQFINQRKSIALITDEYGGTAGIVTVEDVVEEILGEIEDEHDEEQFLFQQLDENTYELTARHLIEELNKSHQWNFPEGDYDTLGGYILSLHGNVPNEGEVIENERFTIEIKSMRGARIDNVRLTWKQKRDKAEE; via the coding sequence ATGAACGAAAACCTGCTTTTTATTGTACTTTCTCTATTTTTTTCCGCCTGCTTTTCGGCGGCAGAGATGGCTTTCATTTCGGCAGACCGCCTGCAAGTTGCGCTTCGGCAGGGTGAAAATTCGCAGACGGCACGTTTTCTTCGTCTTTTTTACGAAAACGAAGATTATTTTATTTGCACAACCCTAACGGGCAATACCATTTCTTTGGTCTTGTACGGCATTTTTTTGGCACGCCTTTTAGATGAGCCGATTGCTTGGCTTATTGCCACTTGGCTTGGCGATATGAACCTTTCGCCTACTTTCCTCGACATTCTGACGATGCTCGCCCAAACCAGCGTTTCTACGGTCGTGGTCTTGGCAGTGGCAGAATTTCTACCCAAGACCTTAGCCTTAGTCAATCCCATGCGCACGCTCCTGACGTTGGCTTTTCTGATGCGCCTCGTTTATTTCGTTTTCTACCCCTTTGTGTGGCTTATCATACGTTCTACGGCGTTTTTTGTCAAGATTTTTTTTGGCATCAAGACCACAAAAAACGACAAGACCAAACTTGGTTTGGCAGACCTCAATTTTTATGTCGAGAGCATAGACGAACAGCAGCAAGAAGTAGATAAGACTTTGATTAAAAACGCAATAGAATTTAAAGAGCTAAAAGTGCGCGATTGTCTTATTCCGCGTATTGATATTGTAGGGATAGAAAAAAGCGAACCGATAGAAAAATTGCGCGAACTTTTTATCAAAAGCGGACATTCTAAAATTATTGTCTATGAAAAGGACATCGACAACGTGGTGGGATACTGCCATGTCCTGCGCATGTACGATAAGCCCAAAAAAATAGAGCAGATTATCGAAACTATCATCATGCTACCCGAAACGGCAAAAATCAATCAGCTTATGGTACAATTCATAAACCAAAGAAAAAGCATTGCCCTGATTACAGACGAATATGGCGGTACGGCGGGTATCGTTACGGTGGAAGATGTGGTAGAAGAAATTTTAGGAGAGATTGAAGACGAACACGACGAGGAGCAGTTTTTATTCCAACAACTTGACGAAAATACTTACGAACTGACGGCGCGTCATCTGATAGAGGAGCTAAACAAAAGCCACCAGTGGAATTTCCCCGAAGGCGACTACGATACCTTGGGCGGCTACATTTTAAGCCTACATGGGAACGTTCCCAACGAGGGCGAGGTCATAGAAAACGAGCGTTTTACCATCGAAATCAAGTCTATGCGTGGAGCCAGAATCGATAACGTCCGCCTCACTTGGAAGCAAAAGCGCGACAAAGCGGAGGAATAA
- the recA gene encoding recombinase RecA encodes MSKDNDKSKKLEALKTTLAKLDKTYGKGTVMKMNDESVVEVPVISTGSLGLDMALGVGGLPRGRVIEIYGPESSGKTTLTLHAIAEAQKAGGLAAFIDAEHAFDRIYAQNLGVDLDNLLISQPDSGEQALEIAEQLIRSTALDIVVIDSVAALVPKAELEGEMGDSKMGLQARLMSQALRKLTGVISKTNCCCIFINQLREKIGVMFGNPETTTGGNALKFYASVRLDIRRVGAIKEGDKILGNRTRVQVKKNKVAPPFQQVEFDIMYGQGISKAGEVLDIAVEYDLIKKSGSWYSYADSKLGQGRDAVKALIEDNPELMQELENKVREKVKSNELESRSKKGAKAAAQAPDALEEEDDLLDDDLDFDDED; translated from the coding sequence ATGAGCAAAGATAATGATAAAAGTAAAAAATTAGAAGCCCTCAAAACCACTTTGGCGAAGCTCGACAAGACTTATGGCAAGGGTACGGTTATGAAAATGAACGATGAAAGCGTGGTAGAAGTACCCGTTATCTCGACAGGCTCGCTCGGACTCGATATGGCACTCGGCGTGGGCGGTTTGCCACGTGGCAGAGTTATCGAAATCTATGGTCCTGAATCGTCAGGTAAGACAACTCTCACCCTGCATGCTATTGCGGAGGCGCAAAAAGCAGGCGGCTTGGCGGCTTTTATTGATGCCGAACACGCCTTCGACCGCATCTATGCCCAAAATTTAGGGGTAGATTTGGACAACCTCCTCATTTCACAGCCTGATAGTGGCGAACAAGCCTTAGAAATTGCCGAACAGCTCATTCGCTCGACGGCTCTCGACATCGTCGTCATCGACTCGGTGGCAGCACTCGTGCCAAAGGCAGAATTAGAAGGCGAAATGGGCGACTCGAAGATGGGTTTGCAGGCGCGTTTGATGTCGCAAGCCTTACGAAAACTGACAGGGGTTATTAGCAAGACCAACTGCTGCTGCATTTTTATCAATCAGTTGCGCGAAAAAATCGGGGTCATGTTTGGAAACCCTGAAACTACCACAGGCGGAAACGCGCTTAAATTCTACGCCTCGGTGCGCCTCGATATTCGCCGCGTAGGTGCAATTAAAGAAGGCGATAAAATCTTGGGCAATCGTACAAGAGTGCAGGTGAAAAAGAACAAAGTTGCGCCTCCTTTCCAGCAGGTAGAATTTGACATCATGTACGGACAAGGTATCTCAAAGGCGGGTGAAGTCTTGGATATTGCCGTAGAATACGACCTCATCAAAAAATCAGGCTCTTGGTATTCTTATGCCGATAGCAAACTCGGACAGGGACGCGATGCCGTCAAAGCTCTTATCGAGGATAATCCTGAATTGATGCAGGAATTGGAAAATAAAGTCCGCGAAAAGGTCAAGTCTAACGAACTCGAAAGCCGAAGCAAAAAAGGCGCGAAGGCGGCAGCACAAGCACCCGACGCACTCGAAGAAGAGGACGACCTTTTAGACGACGACCTTGATTTTGATGACGAAGACTAA
- a CDS encoding lipocalin family protein — protein sequence MQHIQKIFCLLIFALLVVACKKDDPEPTPEQNLTGKWKITTADVKLFAAGTDITEDFIGDSSDIVPDNTIIEFKADGTFTTIPEDGTPPQTGTWEFLENKTKIKFSGLFGDDSGFEDFLDAQTLAQIQTYNVAQLTSSALQIQNSTPVQVDIPNLPIPITIEVRQDITFAKQ from the coding sequence ATGCAGCATATTCAGAAAATTTTTTGCCTTCTCATTTTCGCCCTTCTTGTAGTGGCTTGTAAAAAAGACGACCCCGAACCTACGCCCGAACAAAACCTAACAGGAAAGTGGAAAATTACCACTGCCGACGTGAAATTATTTGCAGCAGGAACAGACATTACCGAAGATTTTATCGGCGATAGCTCTGATATTGTACCCGACAATACCATCATAGAATTTAAAGCCGACGGCACTTTTACCACAATCCCCGAAGATGGCACGCCGCCACAAACAGGCACTTGGGAATTTTTAGAAAATAAGACCAAAATTAAGTTTTCAGGACTTTTCGGAGATGATAGCGGATTCGAGGATTTCCTTGATGCCCAAACTTTGGCGCAAATTCAGACCTACAACGTTGCCCAGCTTACTTCAAGCGCGTTACAGATTCAAAATTCTACGCCTGTGCAGGTAGATATTCCAAATCTGCCCATTCCGATTACGATAGAAGTGCGCCAAGATATTACCTTTGCCAAGCAGTAA
- the gatC gene encoding Asp-tRNA(Asn)/Glu-tRNA(Gln) amidotransferase subunit GatC: MSVVVDKKLLYQLAHLSRLRFSDSEEAQMIEDLNAILDWVEELKAVDTEGIEPLTHISEEVNVLRADAVTDTISREQALKNAPKRDSDYFRVPKVIE; the protein is encoded by the coding sequence ATGTCTGTTGTTGTTGATAAAAAATTGCTCTACCAATTAGCACACCTTTCCCGTTTGCGCTTTTCTGATTCCGAGGAGGCGCAGATGATAGAGGATTTGAACGCCATTCTCGATTGGGTGGAAGAACTCAAAGCAGTCGATACCGAAGGCATCGAGCCACTGACGCATATTTCCGAAGAGGTCAATGTCTTGCGTGCAGATGCCGTAACGGATACGATTAGCCGTGAGCAGGCTTTGAAAAATGCACCGAAACGCGATTCAGATTATTTTCGCGTGCCTAAGGTGATAGAATAA
- a CDS encoding patatin-like phospholipase family protein, with the protein MQARDFTQHPIMKNLISSLKKTGVHRKIFSDVLDEEGHQYVDLVQEGGGVLGIALLGYIYVLEKMGIRFLGLAGTSAGAINALLLAAIPEAGEKEKHQSKAEFVLERIAQKDFFDFVDGDAAAREFAKVLIESHDNTVPLASLVWKSVRVLNRLWQDWGLVEGAHFYQWLKEGLAAHQIYTAQDLENRLAQVPEGLRIRQGVGENTEGLRRRLAIIATDVTTETKVVFPEMKGLYWKDDLFSPADFVRASMSIPFFFLPFKIENLPQGRSAQLRWKKLVNYRGEIPAAAYFVDGGMVSNFPIDVFHTQKTVPRMPTFGAKLGSERLQPNLITNPFMFSRAILDAARQVSDYNFLLRNRDYNRLITWIDTGKHKWIDFRLSKEDKLDLFIRGAKAAAYFLRTFDWQEYKRIRAEGETYLPPAVRDYGG; encoded by the coding sequence ATGCAAGCGCGTGATTTTACCCAACACCCGATTATGAAAAATCTTATTAGCAGCCTAAAAAAAACAGGGGTGCATCGCAAAATTTTTTCTGATGTTTTAGATGAAGAAGGGCATCAATACGTGGATTTGGTGCAAGAAGGGGGCGGCGTTTTGGGTATTGCCCTTTTGGGTTATATCTATGTGTTGGAAAAGATGGGGATTCGCTTTCTGGGTTTGGCAGGCACTTCGGCAGGAGCTATCAACGCCCTACTTTTAGCAGCCATTCCCGAAGCAGGCGAAAAGGAAAAGCATCAATCGAAGGCGGAATTTGTCTTGGAGCGGATTGCCCAAAAGGATTTTTTTGACTTTGTAGATGGCGATGCGGCAGCGCGTGAGTTTGCCAAAGTATTGATAGAAAGCCACGACAATACCGTTCCTTTGGCAAGTTTGGTCTGGAAAAGTGTGCGCGTACTAAATCGCCTTTGGCAAGATTGGGGCTTAGTGGAGGGAGCGCATTTCTATCAATGGCTCAAAGAGGGCTTGGCGGCACATCAAATCTATACTGCCCAAGATTTAGAAAATCGCCTCGCCCAAGTACCCGAAGGCTTGCGTATCCGACAAGGGGTAGGCGAAAATACAGAAGGCTTGCGGCGCAGGTTAGCCATTATCGCTACTGACGTAACGACTGAAACGAAGGTTGTTTTCCCCGAAATGAAAGGGCTTTATTGGAAAGACGACCTATTTAGCCCTGCCGACTTTGTGCGGGCTTCTATGTCTATTCCTTTTTTCTTCCTGCCTTTTAAAATAGAAAACCTACCACAAGGACGCAGCGCACAGCTTCGCTGGAAAAAGTTGGTCAATTATAGGGGCGAAATCCCTGCCGCCGCTTATTTTGTAGATGGAGGCATGGTGTCGAATTTCCCCATAGACGTTTTTCATACCCAAAAGACCGTCCCTCGCATGCCTACATTCGGCGCAAAATTGGGCAGTGAGCGTTTGCAGCCCAATCTGATAACCAATCCTTTTATGTTTAGCCGCGCCATCTTAGATGCGGCTCGCCAAGTTTCGGACTATAATTTCCTGCTTCGTAATCGCGACTACAATCGCCTTATCACTTGGATAGACACAGGCAAACACAAGTGGATAGATTTTCGCCTTTCCAAAGAAGACAAATTAGACCTTTTCATAAGAGGTGCAAAAGCGGCAGCCTACTTCCTACGCACCTTCGACTGGCAAGAGTACAAGCGTATTCGCGCCGAAGGGGAAACGTATCTGCCGCCTGCGGTGCGCGATTATGGGGGCTAA